A stretch of Deltaproteobacteria bacterium DNA encodes these proteins:
- a CDS encoding DUF481 domain-containing protein — MACARVVSAAAGAQRVRRAHAARIPPGGPRVRPLSRAPPRPPAGAGRTPGMQRFRLPRRRRAAGNGRVRRMPRARTRRGARPRGRRRTVVGARAVSSCGPRRRVRCVPSHRCNGPRGRSGARQSSLRALSRRRHRIQDDRPRLQALPREVIQRDVMPRTIAFAFACALVGASAPAAAQIVNVQSLLADEPPEGLSGSITASADWRTGNTNLLALAAAPLVRFRSGDHVALATWRGELRQNKSAPDADFTTIVKKSFAHVRYRYRVRPRVVAEAFGQHVFDEFRRLRLRVVAGAGPKFDVVATGPLRLSVAVAYMIEIEELNDGYIDPDNDPPSASGIHHRASSYVVASYHLDDRVTIANTMYAQPRLDDPSDIRLLDDLALVVKLGDSVAITTALSLSYDSHPPTDDPADPATVSAVEAFDSALSSSLTVSF, encoded by the coding sequence ACCGCTGTCACGCGCCCCACCGCGGCCGCCAGCCGGTGCTGGCCGGACACCGGGCATGCAGCGATTCCGCTTGCCACGGCGGCGGCGCGCCGCCGGCAATGGCCGCGTGCGACGGATGCCACGCGCTCGGACGCGCCGCGGCGCGCGACCGCGCGGCCGCCGCCGAACCGTGGTCGGTGCGCGCGCGGTTTCGTCATGCGGGCCACGACGGCGCGTGCGATGCGTGCCATCGCATCGATGCAACGGCCCCCGAGGGCGTAGCGGCGCCCGCCAAAGCAGCCTGCGCGCCCTGTCACGACGGCGTCATCGCATTCAAGATGACCGGCCACGGCTGCAAGCGCTGCCACGGGAAGTGATACAACGCGACGTCATGCCCCGTACCATCGCCTTCGCGTTTGCATGCGCGCTGGTCGGCGCCTCGGCGCCCGCCGCCGCTCAGATCGTCAACGTGCAGTCGCTTCTGGCCGACGAACCGCCTGAGGGCCTATCCGGGTCGATCACCGCCAGCGCCGATTGGCGAACCGGCAACACCAATCTGCTCGCGCTCGCTGCCGCTCCACTCGTGCGGTTCCGCAGCGGCGACCACGTCGCGCTCGCGACGTGGCGCGGCGAGCTGCGCCAGAACAAGTCAGCGCCGGACGCGGACTTCACCACGATTGTCAAAAAGTCGTTCGCCCACGTGCGCTACCGCTACCGCGTGCGCCCGCGCGTGGTCGCCGAGGCGTTCGGCCAACACGTGTTCGACGAATTCCGCCGATTGCGGCTGCGCGTGGTCGCGGGCGCCGGCCCGAAGTTCGACGTGGTCGCGACCGGCCCGCTGCGGCTGTCAGTCGCCGTCGCCTACATGATCGAAATCGAAGAACTCAACGACGGCTACATCGACCCCGACAACGACCCGCCGTCGGCCAGCGGCATACACCACCGCGCGTCATCCTACGTCGTCGCGAGCTACCATCTCGACGACCGCGTCACGATCGCCAACACGATGTATGCGCAACCTCGGCTCGACGATCCGAGCGACATCCGCCTGCTCGATGACCTCGCGCTCGTCGTCAAGCTCGGCGACTCCGTGGCGATCACGACGGCGCTGTCGCTGTCGTACGATTCGCACCCGCCGACCGACGACCCCGCCGACCCAGCCACCGTGTCGGCGGTCGAAGCATTCGATTCGGCGCTGTCGTCGTCGCTCACCGTGTCGTTCTGA
- a CDS encoding sulfite exporter TauE/SafE family protein — protein sequence MTLVLDGHVVSVAAVTALGAGVGVVAGMFGVGGGFLMVPLMHVALGIPLPFAVGAALCQTIATGLAAFLRYRKLGLAEWRFDAIALAGSLVGVDAGTRLLLAMEGMGTVVVAGKPLAVQRAVVSGVYAVSFTVLAYVLWCKTTPGVDEEVQPGPLARIRLPPYIDLPAAGLRRVSAPAVAYTGLANGVLAGLLGIGGGIMMIPILLYGFGFHIRRAAGSGILIVLAVAVLATVQHAHYRTIHLGLVIPLMVGAALAAQVGANLTRTLPARTLRRGLAVVLLATVAALLFKLTR from the coding sequence ATGACGCTGGTTCTCGATGGTCACGTCGTGTCGGTCGCCGCCGTCACGGCCTTGGGTGCCGGCGTCGGCGTGGTCGCCGGGATGTTCGGGGTCGGCGGCGGCTTCCTGATGGTGCCGCTGATGCACGTGGCATTGGGAATTCCGCTGCCGTTCGCGGTTGGTGCGGCGCTGTGCCAGACGATCGCGACCGGTCTGGCGGCGTTCTTGCGCTACCGCAAGCTGGGGCTCGCCGAGTGGCGATTCGACGCGATCGCGCTGGCGGGGAGCCTCGTGGGCGTCGACGCGGGGACGCGGTTGCTGTTGGCGATGGAGGGGATGGGCACGGTCGTCGTCGCCGGCAAGCCGCTCGCCGTGCAGCGCGCCGTCGTCAGCGGCGTGTACGCCGTGTCGTTCACGGTGCTGGCATATGTCTTGTGGTGTAAGACGACGCCGGGCGTGGACGAGGAGGTCCAGCCCGGACCGCTCGCGCGCATACGCCTGCCACCGTATATCGATCTTCCCGCGGCCGGGCTGCGCCGCGTATCGGCGCCCGCGGTCGCGTATACCGGGTTGGCCAACGGCGTGCTCGCCGGCTTGTTGGGCATCGGCGGCGGCATCATGATGATTCCGATCTTGCTCTACGGCTTCGGCTTCCACATCCGGCGCGCCGCCGGTTCGGGGATTTTGATCGTGTTGGCCGTCGCCGTGCTCGCCACGGTGCAGCACGCGCACTACCGGACGATCCACCTCGGGCTGGTGATCCCGCTGATGGTCGGCGCCGCGCTCGCCGCCCAGGTCGGCGCGAACCTCACCCGCACGCTGCCCGCGCGGACGCTGCGGCGCGGACTCGCCGTCGTGCTGCTCGCCACGGTAGCCGCGCTGCTGTTCAAGCTCACGAGGTGA